The following nucleotide sequence is from Glycine max cultivar Williams 82 chromosome 9, Glycine_max_v4.0, whole genome shotgun sequence.
agctttttccattttaaagctattaatgttaagattaattatttataatactaaCTTCGttgatgaattatttaattttgtgttaaaaatgactatcttgaaattgttcattttttttaagtgtgtctcatgaaattaatttgaagttaattaaaattttttaaaagagaaattgaaTGTAAAGTTCCAATAAAGAGATCTGTTGGGATTACACTTTAAAAGAGAAATCTGGTGTTTTTGTGTTAAAAATGACTATCTTGTAATTTATTTgatgtgttaaaatattttttttgtaggtacaggatgaattcggttataacagtgttgtatttcaatggaagggtatatgaagataatgatggtgtaatatttgaaggaagtaaaaaagcgattcagattaaacgtggaattagtttcaatgctttgaagaaaaaaattggagataaggtaaagttacaaaataatgaaattatttctgctatcagctatagatttttagtgtcaggaaaatatattgacttgcaaatttgtgatgacgaagacgttgaaacgatgttggaaagttttaaacaacaagaccaaatgtcagttctagaattgtacatagaaaaggatgtcgCTGGTGattcaatgtttcattctgcaaattcgcttacatcatgtggaaattatttatctaatgatgagacacaaccggcaacaaatatgagcaatttacaTATTGACGAAGacgatgatgatcatgatgatgatgattatcttatgtctaactcatacgttgaagagtctgtagacgaagatgacagtgttgacggtatatctaaaacagacgatgaagtcaccgacattcctcaaccagtaagaattgttcacccagcagaAGGTACAATTTGctgtgtaaaaaaatttgacaatacatttattatttgatgacaattgtatttaatgttaaataagtatgatttgattttttattttgaactgtTAGGTGCACAACgaattgaaaatccattttggaatgatgctttacattataacaatatcaactggagttatcctgatgaggaggacatttgcggtttggagatgccatcgacctttaatgttggccaagaattatatgttggcatggaatttgatagtaaagatgcggtcaaaaatgcagtcaaacaatatgttatgaaggtgcatcaaagtttcaaagttgttgaaagcaaatcaaacaagtatgtggtttgttgcttgaataaaaatgcagagtgtccttgccctttctatatgagggcaattttatctaaaaaaacagatacgtggaaagtcacacaatggggtggaccacacacatgtctgaatatgagcatgacacaagatcacgagaaacttgattcagatttaattgccacttgtgtagtaggtacgtattttatgttcatattatgttcatttattgttaattgtcatttaaattttgttatgttattgacaggcatgatcagagaagacccatcaataaaaatttctttgattcaagagaggattaacagtgaatttgcgtacaaggtgtcatacaaaaaagcttggttggcgaaacagaaagccattgcaattgaatatggcgattgggatgagtcatatgcgaaactttcgtcgtggctaagacacatgcaaaatcattctcctggatcatattttcaagtactacatgacgattttatcgttgggaatacggttagtcgcgaacaccgtcagtttcatagagttttttggacttttgggCAATGTAAAGAAGCtttcaagtactgtaagccaatcatacaagttgacggcacacatttgtaCGACAAATACTgtgggaccctcttaatggccacatcacaagatggaaatggtggtgtccttcctctagcattcgcggtggttgaaggtgagacgttgacagcgtggtcatggtttttggcacacttgcgtgaacacgtcacagatcaaaatggtatttgtctgaTATCTGATCGACACGCCAGTATAAAGTCCGTTgtcgctaacgaagcacttggctggcaacctccccacggttatcatgtctactgcgtgcgacacatagcaagcaacttcaatcgaaaattcaataatgccaaacaaaaagaaatgttgaagaaattgggtaagatttcatatttgttggtcacatttattttactttcatttatacttaaaattgttattcatcAACTGTTTTTATGCagcctacactccttgcaagcacatttttgatcaaaatttagaaaaatttcgtgaactgagtccagccatagccACATGGATTGATcgaatttcaaaggaaaaatggacgatgGCTTATGATAGAGAAGGACGTCGATATGACCACATGACAACCAGCCTTtcagaatgtatcaataaggttttgaaggattgtcgcaacattcccataacagcattggtcaaatcaacgtacagtaggtgtcgaaagtactttgttgagcgtggccgccaagcgcaaagacagttaaatgaaggccaagtatattgttcaaagcttgttaaagaactgaggaaaaatcaagaacaagcttgtacgcacatcgttcgcgtgtatgatatccactccacaaggtttgaTGTAGAGGAGAGCTTCAAccctataacgcaacgtggcggacaaaagtgggcagtAAACTTGAATGGTCGtcattgtcaatgcggaaggtattctgcacttcactatccatgttcacacattattgcagcttgtggttacgtgagcatgaactactaccaatatatagatgttgtttatacaaatgagcacatcttaaaagcttactccgcacaatggtggcctcttgggaatgaagcggctattcctccttctgatgacgcatggacacttatccctgacccaactacagttcgtgcgaaaggtcggccaaaatcaacaaggataagaaatgagatggattgggtcgaaccatctgagcaCCGAACAAAATGCAGTAGGTGTGGAGCCGAAGGGCATAACAGGCGTCgttgtccaatgcaatctgagcgtgggagttgttcaaatcgttgatttatgtatgttagtcgAGTGACTTGTATTTGTTTACGTTCTGTTCAATGTATTGAATTTCTGGGGTTCAATGAATTCGGTAGTTTAAAACATTTTGCCTTTTGTACATTAGTTATTTGTGGGCCTAAACATAAACCACTAAACCTAAACACTAACCACTAACCATAAACCATAACCACTAACCGTAAACCCTCAaccactaaaccctaaacccctccccctaaaccctaaaccactACCCCTAAACCGTAACCCCtccccctaaaccctaatcacTAACCCTCAACCTCAACCactacccctaaaccctaaaccatccccctaaaccctaatctctaaccctaaacccaaacccctacccataaaccctaacccctaattttttctttatgactttatttattattctagtttGATGCGCGGcataaaaatagtcattatgaTTACTAACCCATAACCCTAACCATAACTCATAANNNNNNNNNNNNNNNNNNNNNNNNNNNNNNNNNNNNNNNNNNNNNNNNNNNNNNNNNNNNNNNNNNNNNNNNNNNNNNNNNNNNNNNNNNNNNNNNNNNNCTTACGCCTGATACATTCACCGGCTGATCGGTAAAACCCTAGATCCCTCAACTCTACCCCCACTATCCCGGTTAACCATAAAGCATAAAACATCCAACCCGAAACCCTTAGCCCAGTGCGCCCTAAACATAAACCACTTAGGGCCCGTAAGGGCCTAAGGGCCTGGCCCTACGACCCCTAACCATAAACATGAACCCCAAGGCCTTAAGGAAAATCCCAAGTCGCTAAAAACCTAACCATAAAAGCGGAACCCTAACACCTGATACAAAACCCTAACCATACCCCAAACCCCTAAACCCTCCTCCAACACACTAACCCTTAAACCCCTAACCcataaacctaaccctaactcaTAACACTACCCATAACCCCTAAACCTAACTCATAAACCCTATGTCCAAAAACCAACTTATAAACTCTAACCTAACTAATAAGCCCTAACCCAAAACCCTAACCCTCCCCAAATCCATAACCCCTACTCCAAAACACTAACCCTTAAACCCCTAAGGCTTAGCCCCAGCCTTAACCCCTAATCGAAAACAATAAACCAAAAACCCTAACTCCATCCCTAACCCTTAATCCAATCCTAAGCCTTAACTCCAAAACACTAACCCTTAAACCCCTAAGGCTTAGCCCCAGCCTTAACCCctaattgaaaacaataaacCAAAAACCCTAACTCCATCCCTAACCCCTAATCCAATCCTAAGCCTTAACTCCAAAACACTAACCCTTAAACCCCTAACCATAAACACTAACCCTAACCTTAACAAATAAACATTACTATTAACTCATAAACCTTGCCTATCTCGATTTTTAGGAGCTAACCCTAACAAATAAACCTTAAAATTAACTGGAAACCTAACCCTGATCATCCCACTGACCTNNNNNNNNNNNNNNNNNNNNNNNNNNNNNNNNNNNNNNNNNNNNNNNNNNNNNNNNNNNNNNNNNNNNNNNNNNNNNNNNNNNNNNNNNNNNNNNNNNNNNNNNNNNNNNNNNNNNNNNNNNNNNNNNNNNNNNNNNNNNNNNNNNNNNNNNNNNNNNNNNNNNNNNNNNNNNNNNNNNNNNNNNNNNNNNNNNNNNNNNNNNNNNNNNNNNNNNNNNNNNNNNNNNNNNNNNNNNNNNNNNNNNNNNNNNNNNNNNNNNNNNNNNNNNNNNNNNNNNNNNNNNNNNNNNNNNNNNNNNNNNNNNNNNNNNNNNNNNNNNNNNNNNNNNNNNNNNNNNNNNNNNNNNNNNNNNNNNNNNNNNNNNNNNNNNNNNNNNNNNNNNNNNNNNNNNNNNNNNNNNNNNNNNNNNNNNNNNNNNNNNNNNNNNNNNNNNNNNNNNNNNNNNNNNNNNNNNNNNNNNNNNNNNNNNNNNNNNNNNNNNNNNNNNNNNNNNNNNNNNNNNNNNNNNNNNNNNNNNNNNNNNNNNNNNNNNNNNNNNNNNNNNNNNNNNNNNNNNNNNNNNNNNNNNNNNNNNNNNNNNNNNNNNNNNNNNNNNNGatacctaaccctaaccctagcaCTAACCCACAACCCTAAACCCTCATCCAAAACACTAACCCTTAAACCCCTAAggcctaaccctaaaccctaaccctagcccaaaaccataaaccctcatccaacacaCTAACCCTAAAACCCCTAAGCCTTAGCCCCAAATCTTACCCTAACCCTACTCCAAAACACTAACCCATAATCCAATCCCCTAACCCCTAAGCCTTAAACCTTCCCCAAAACCCTAACACTAACACTAACCCATAATCAAGACCCCTAAAccttaaccctaaccctaacacaTAATGAAAACCCATAAGGCCTTACCCTAACCCTTAAACCCCTAATCCAAAACAGTAACCATTTCGTTTGTGtgctttagttttatttttatactttgtttattattatacttTGATGCGCCacataaataacttattttttcgtttgtgtactttacttttatttttatactttgtttattattatacttTGATGCGCCACATAAACTCTATACATTAGTAAGGCATAATAAATGACATGCGATAGATTAATTGCCAAAATCAAATGTCTTACAAACAACAAGAAATTTACACAGAGACATAAAATCAGTCATTATGGTGTCCGCGATGtcgtgaggatgtgccacatggtcgatcccatcttcgcgcttgacgatcaggatttcttctgccgCGTTGTCTCCCCGTTTCTGCTTGCTCAGCCTCAGCAGAAAATTCCTaacgcaaatcaacacctaataagtcaccCATATCAGGTATTGCTTCGGGTACATTCCATTGCGGAGCAAATGGGGCGTTAGGTGTTGCCATGGGGGCATCGTGTTGCTGCGAAGGAGTCATAgtgggccatgaaaaatgagcttgtgtttccgcaacaccaccgaACGAATGTTCGCTCGCAGAAGTATCAGTGTGATGACCTTcaaaaggatactgatacatctgtgaaGGATATTCGGAAAATGTTGttggcgtgtaatacattccatgaccACGCTCCAtcatttgttgggaatattgCTCCGCTTCAACAGGCTCCCTTCGTCTGCCTAAGCcccgagtttcaacacttgactgaagaATGTTAAACTCTGGTGCTGGGAATTCACGCTCAGATGCTGGACCATGCGACACTGGCTCAATgactctctcttgctcttctGATATAATCGCCAACTTATCCATgtaaggcacgagatcatcaactgtccatgtgttcctcccttgtggtgacaccatataTTGCAAAGTCTCGACAACTTCACCCTGCAATTATTAGCGTCAACAAATTAATGCTCAcgcttaagaaaataattagaagttaaacattgaaaaaagataaataccAATGCAGCTGTGTTTGCATTGTTTGGGTcgacaaacatctttgttttaCGCCTATACCACACCATGTAGTCCGAGTTAAAACCCAGTAGGCCCTCCTGTCGAGGATAAACGTCGACCCTAAACTGAGCTGCATTGTTCCACTGACTAATGATTGGGGCCAACAGGTGGAACCAATTCTCatcttgtttgcctttgagcGTTATGCCATGGAGATTCTGCGGTTGCGAAGGACACCCGGGAATAGGTTGTTGCAATCCATATTGTCGTAAAACCTTAtccggttggtgccactcaacaacatgaaaacaaatcagTGGCACCACCGCGAACCAGGCTACACTTCCAACCACACAAATTGGAGGCAACGCTGCCATCACATTTGGTGTGTATGGCTCCCAGAgaaactgcatataacaacacacttgtcaattttcagtctaacataacatattaaaatataatttaaccattacattacgatcttcttacctcatgtcgtttcattagatccaatttgcgacggaaaactctaagatcatcattgccgatatgctgatttccacgtcgcagccacctacaataaaaatgaaatcatcattgtcaacatgttccatcattaaatattttaaattcaaatgtaatttttttaacgaCAAACCTGTGTCCaagtggtttattttctatgaCGGGAGGTGTCCTTTTTGGAGCTAAAGTGgtgcatcgttcccatgcccacatttggattaagatgcacatacctccgattgatttaacTTTGTAATCGGTGGCGCTGCACATCTTTCTATATAAATACGCAAGCACGGCAGGTCCCCACGCATACGTGCTGCACTgttcaaagtcacgtaaaaattgtaGGTACCTTAAGGAAACTCTGCTACTACTTTTGTTAACAAAGAGGACACCTCCTATGAATCGAAGAATCCACgcacgggtaaacctttgtaattgttcAACGTTACCCTCATCAATATTTATGTgagaaaaatggtgagccagccaacttaatttgacCACACTGTCGTCAATTTCGCCTTCCTGTGGTCTGACTCCTAATAATTCTTCACACAAATCggcccaatcaagatttgtcgaaccaattaatggtgccccGTCAGTACGCAGACCTAATAAAATAGACACGTCTTGGAGAGTAATGGTAGCCTCTCCGCATCTCAGGTGAAACGTGTAGGTttcgggcctccatctttcaatgaACGCACTAATTAAGGCCGCATTTATCTTTAGGTATTCCATCTTCATGATCCAATAAAACCCACATTGCCGAAGTAGAGGAACAATTTCCTCTGGTATTTGTTCTTCACCTTGATATGTCGGCACTGCTCGTCTGATATGTAATTTTCTATCTggttccccattccaaacatgttccgAAACATGCTTGGGTTGCATCCACAAGACGTCACCATCAACTGGACCAGACCTAGTTTGTATTCTCGATGAGCATGACGACGAAGATGCCATTGattctacaaaataaaatataaaacaattcattgacaataaaatttatacgttaattatacatacacaaattaagtatatttacgaaaaacttaattaaaataagagaaatttaaatgtatcATACAATCACGgaaatttaaatgtattatacaaaataaattaaatcacatccaaagacaattttacataaataataaattatatttttctaatttcaataacaaaatatattatacaaataacctaattcatatatattctataaataaattaaattacatacaaatataaattttaatatataaaataatatttatattttcgactaaaaattaaaataatatatatacaaaattaataattaaatttttgactATAAACTAacgtaatataaaaaactaaaaaataaaaactaaaactaaagtaatacaaaaaattaaattctaacctaaaattaataatttacactacataaaattattcttaatctaTGAATAATTTaccatatacaaaattaatgactTTAAATAATTACgagtaatataatttaatataaaaaatcaataattttaaatacgaaaaactattataatttaaacataacatTTTTTGTCTAATAATTACTAAAActaaggtaatataaaatatttcattctaacctaatttaaaattaataattttcagtacatacaatttttcttaatctatgatattaaatatttaaattaaatgtaatcTACCATATACAACATTTAAACTAAAGCTAATCTAAagctaatctaaaattaataagttatgctacttcaaattatttctaatctattttacaa
It contains:
- the LOC102666398 gene encoding uncharacterized protein, which produces MKRHEFLWEPYTPNVMAALPPICVVGSVAWFAVVPLICFHVVEWHQPDKVLRQYGLQQPIPGCPSQPQNLHGITLKGKQDENWFHLLAPIISQWNNAAQFRVDVYPRQEGLLGFNSDYMVWYRRKTKMFVDPNNANTAALGEVVETLQYMVSPQGRNTWTVDDLVPYMDKLAIISEEQERVIEPVSHGPASEREFPAPEFNILQSSVETRGLGRRREPVEAEQYSQQMMERGHGMYYTPTTFSEYPSQMYQYPFEGHHTDTSASEHSFGGVAETQAHFSWPTMTPSQQHDAPMATPNAPFAPQWNVPEAIPDMGDLLGVDLR